From Desulfuromonas soudanensis, the proteins below share one genomic window:
- a CDS encoding O-acetyl-ADP-ribose deacetylase, with amino-acid sequence MKEGGIAIVQGDITRMKVDAIVNAANTSLLGGGGVDGAIHRAAGPQLLAECRTVGPCPTGESRITGGYRLPAPYVIHTVGPVWQGGAHGEDQLLASCYRSALRLATEHGLSTLAFPSISTGAYRFPLDRACRIALGETLRFLREEDSLAEVTFVCFTAADREVYRRILAEMSVS; translated from the coding sequence ATGAAAGAGGGAGGAATTGCCATTGTCCAGGGGGACATCACCCGGATGAAGGTCGATGCGATCGTCAACGCCGCCAATACCTCCCTCCTCGGCGGAGGTGGGGTCGACGGGGCCATCCACCGCGCCGCAGGTCCGCAGTTGCTTGCCGAGTGCCGGACTGTCGGTCCCTGCCCGACGGGAGAATCCCGCATCACCGGCGGCTACCGCCTGCCGGCGCCTTACGTGATCCACACCGTCGGACCGGTCTGGCAGGGCGGGGCTCACGGCGAGGACCAGCTCCTCGCCTCCTGCTACCGTTCCGCCCTGCGACTGGCGACGGAGCACGGACTCTCGACTTTGGCCTTTCCCTCCATCAGCACCGGGGCCTACCGTTTTCCCCTCGACCGCGCCTGCCGGATCGCCCTCGGAGAGACCCTGCGCTTCCTCCGAGAGGAGGACTCTCTGGCCGAGGTGACCTTCGTCTGTTTCACGGCAGCCGACCGGGAGGTCTATCGCCGGATCCTGGCCGAGATGTCGGTATCCTGA
- a CDS encoding HEAT repeat domain-containing protein, with amino-acid sequence MTFQQLIDDLKATSGIIRSRAAADLGKLGDARAAAPLLDALADANPSVRSNAAFSLGEIGAAQATPALIGLLQDPDEFVRKSAAKSLGLLGDPSARIPLSAAADDPSPVVRRNALRSLEMLRTP; translated from the coding sequence ATGACATTCCAGCAACTCATCGACGATCTCAAGGCGACCAGCGGCATCATCCGATCGCGGGCCGCCGCCGACCTGGGAAAACTCGGCGACGCCCGCGCCGCCGCCCCCCTTCTGGACGCCCTGGCCGACGCCAACCCGTCGGTACGCAGCAACGCCGCCTTCTCCCTCGGGGAAATCGGCGCCGCTCAGGCGACGCCGGCGCTGATCGGCCTGCTCCAGGATCCCGACGAATTCGTGCGCAAGAGCGCCGCCAAGAGCCTGGGATTGCTCGGCGACCCGTCCGCCCGCATCCCCCTCAGCGCCGCCGCCGACGACCCGTCCCCCGTGGTGCGGCGCAACGCCCTGCGCAGCCTCGAGATGCTCCGCACCCCCTGA
- a CDS encoding cupin domain-containing protein yields MSEPQQVLIDCEEARVRIMTLQGKEEVPWHTHSAVTDNIFCLEGRIGIDLLDPPQNVTLHPGDRCEIACRRPHRVANPGKERARYLLVQGGGRYDFIAVAR; encoded by the coding sequence ATGAGCGAACCCCAGCAGGTCCTGATCGATTGCGAGGAAGCCCGAGTACGGATCATGACGCTCCAGGGAAAAGAGGAGGTCCCCTGGCATACCCACAGCGCCGTCACCGACAATATTTTTTGCCTCGAGGGGCGCATCGGCATCGACCTCCTCGACCCGCCGCAAAACGTGACGCTCCACCCCGGCGACCGTTGCGAGATCGCCTGCCGGCGACCGCACCGGGTGGCAAACCCCGGCAAGGAGCGGGCAAGGTACCTCCTCGTGCAAGGGGGAGGGCGCTACGATTTCATCGCCGTCGCCCGCTAA
- a CDS encoding phospholipase A, which yields MKLRRLYSLGPVLFLVFGLLQIADPAAAQETGGVAVAATAPGDESAIEKRSKLERHVSGNRFAILPHKQNYLLPVSYNFSPNRGDSEELGDGINHAEVKFQLSLKMPLWEGIFSRRGTLFGGYSQQSFWQAYNSNRSAPFRETNYEPELFLSFDTDFDVLGARNRIVSFGVVHQSNGRSEPYSRSWNRIFALLAFERGNLYFALKPWYRIPESLEDDDNPDIDAYLGFGEFYAVYSWRTQWLGLMLRNNLRADNRGAIQIDYSFPLIKKMDGYLQFFNGYGESLSDYDESVSRIGCGVIMANWL from the coding sequence ATGAAACTGCGACGTTTGTATTCGCTGGGGCCGGTCCTTTTTCTCGTTTTCGGGCTGCTGCAGATTGCCGATCCTGCCGCGGCTCAGGAGACGGGAGGGGTGGCCGTCGCCGCGACCGCTCCAGGGGACGAATCGGCCATCGAAAAACGGAGCAAACTGGAACGTCATGTCTCCGGCAACCGTTTTGCCATTCTCCCCCACAAGCAGAACTATCTTCTCCCCGTCAGCTACAATTTTTCGCCCAACCGGGGAGACTCGGAGGAACTCGGCGACGGCATCAATCACGCCGAGGTCAAGTTTCAACTGAGTCTCAAGATGCCTCTCTGGGAAGGGATCTTTTCCAGGCGGGGGACGCTTTTCGGCGGCTACAGCCAGCAATCTTTTTGGCAGGCCTACAATTCCAACCGTTCGGCCCCCTTTCGCGAAACCAACTACGAACCCGAGCTCTTTCTCTCCTTCGACACCGATTTCGATGTCCTCGGGGCGCGCAACCGCATCGTCTCCTTCGGGGTGGTGCATCAGTCCAACGGTCGGAGCGAACCCTATTCCCGCAGTTGGAACAGGATCTTCGCGCTGCTCGCCTTCGAACGGGGCAACCTCTACTTTGCCCTCAAGCCCTGGTATCGGATCCCCGAGTCCCTTGAGGACGATGACAATCCGGATATCGATGCCTATCTTGGCTTCGGCGAGTTCTATGCCGTCTATTCCTGGCGCACCCAATGGCTGGGGCTGATGCTCCGCAACAACCTCCGCGCCGACAACCGCGGCGCAATCCAGATCGACTATAGCTTTCCCCTGATCAAAAAAATGGACGGCTACCTGCAGTTTTTCAACGGCTATGGAGAAAGTCTCTCCGACTACGACGAGTCCGTCAGCCGCATCGGCTGCGGAGTGATCATGGCCAACTGGCTCTGA
- a CDS encoding DUF2169 family type VI secretion system accessory protein, protein MFELDNPTPWAAGLYPGWSRDRQRQLTLVVKAGFSFDARGRLAPLALPPIEEADRYRGAADRSSLAAACETVPFKAGAELLLSGTARPLRPGNTGTEIEVGLRLSDGCYWKKTLAVFGERRWELSLLRPVVSAPQPLLNLPLCYEHAFGGCDRHDEKMVFSANPVGKGYSGKGWRLKGLELPQIESGPKFIASPGSRPQPAGFGPIAPFWEPRSRVSAALDLEAAARAGSPFAANAPADMYNAAPLDQRFDRPFSGGEALSLKGLIEGASAPEGVRLELPRLRPQLTLAAGETRQRLTAVCDTLLVDGDRRQLFLLFRAAIPFSLKAPAGGWVLVREPDAEVLP, encoded by the coding sequence ATGTTTGAACTCGACAATCCTACCCCCTGGGCCGCTGGCCTCTACCCCGGGTGGAGCCGGGATCGGCAGCGGCAACTCACCCTTGTCGTCAAGGCAGGCTTTTCCTTCGACGCGCGCGGACGGCTCGCCCCTCTCGCTTTGCCACCCATCGAGGAGGCAGATCGCTACCGCGGCGCGGCGGATCGATCGAGCCTGGCGGCAGCCTGCGAGACGGTCCCCTTCAAGGCCGGCGCCGAACTCCTTCTTTCCGGCACCGCCCGTCCCCTGCGCCCGGGGAATACCGGCACGGAAATCGAAGTAGGGCTGCGCCTGTCTGACGGTTGCTATTGGAAAAAGACTCTCGCCGTTTTCGGCGAGCGCCGCTGGGAATTGAGCCTCCTCAGGCCGGTGGTCAGCGCCCCGCAGCCGCTCCTGAACCTCCCTTTGTGCTATGAACACGCGTTTGGCGGCTGCGACCGGCACGACGAAAAGATGGTCTTTTCCGCCAACCCCGTGGGGAAGGGGTACAGTGGCAAGGGGTGGCGGCTCAAGGGGCTGGAACTGCCGCAGATCGAAAGCGGCCCCAAATTCATCGCCTCTCCCGGCAGTCGACCCCAGCCGGCCGGATTCGGTCCCATCGCTCCTTTCTGGGAACCGCGCAGTCGGGTCTCCGCGGCCCTCGATCTGGAGGCCGCGGCCCGCGCCGGCTCCCCCTTTGCCGCCAACGCCCCTGCCGACATGTACAACGCCGCTCCTCTGGACCAGCGTTTTGACCGTCCATTTTCCGGCGGGGAAGCCCTGAGCCTCAAGGGGCTCATCGAGGGTGCCTCGGCGCCGGAAGGGGTGCGCCTTGAACTGCCGCGGCTGCGGCCGCAGCTCACCCTGGCGGCGGGGGAGACCCGGCAAAGACTGACGGCGGTGTGCGACACCCTCCTTGTCGACGGTGACCGACGGCAACTCTTCCTGCTCTTTCGGGCGGCCATCCCCTTCAGCCTCAAGGCCCCGGCCGGGGGGTGGGTGTTGGTTCGTGAGCCCGATGCCGAGGTGCTTCCATGA
- the ligA gene encoding NAD-dependent DNA ligase LigA — MCRNLCLCFLFVLLPGMSSAVGASAGCPELVPVVAKKRMADLGGEIRYHDDLYYRGARPVVSDAAYDRLLGELLRLEGCFPELADPASPTAGVGSSDKEKLTVAHEGPMLSLNSTVGSEAVEALLRRLAQHRIGEPLLVQPKVDGLPVELLYKKGRLVSAATRGDGLSGEDVTERAGRVQGIPRQLIPPFPERLAVRGEVYADLPLFAAAQAGKTQEEWYSTPRYLAAATLRTGNPDPWALAALRFFPYQLVNPLSLGRTLESERQALQRLAAWGFPVAAAESRTARNLEEIRAVYRHYLIHRSEQPFAIDGIVVKADSLSLQKKLGEGRRAPSWAAAWKFPPATVRTTVVGIDWSTGRTGRRTPVAEVAPVTLGGISVARASLHSEAEMVRLGVSAGAEVIVALMGDVIPQIIEVVSRGPHPPGPLDLLTEAPAIDACLSDSPQCREQFLARALHFVSNKGLDIPGLGAGRLRTLIEAGRVTDLPSFFELQESDLAFLPGFGADSARQVSESLAAARRPPVSRLIRAIGIPGIGPANAERLGSHFPNLEYLAAAGVEELSAIPGLQSERAGNVRAFFASSGGQKLLKRLRLLGIVEPPEEPESAAITTTHRRGSFSAVLPPTLK; from the coding sequence ATGTGTCGTAATCTCTGTCTTTGTTTCCTGTTCGTTCTCCTCCCGGGGATGTCATCGGCGGTCGGCGCTTCCGCCGGCTGTCCCGAACTTGTACCTGTCGTCGCCAAAAAGCGGATGGCCGATCTCGGTGGTGAAATAAGGTATCACGATGACCTCTATTACCGTGGGGCGCGGCCGGTCGTCAGCGATGCGGCCTACGACCGGCTCCTGGGCGAACTCCTTCGTCTCGAAGGATGCTTCCCCGAACTGGCGGACCCGGCCTCGCCGACCGCCGGGGTCGGCAGCAGCGACAAGGAGAAGCTGACCGTTGCCCACGAGGGGCCGATGCTCAGTCTGAACTCGACCGTCGGCAGCGAGGCGGTCGAGGCGCTGTTGCGGCGTCTGGCTCAACATCGCATCGGCGAGCCGCTCCTGGTGCAGCCGAAGGTCGACGGACTCCCCGTGGAACTCCTCTACAAAAAGGGGCGGCTGGTTTCGGCGGCGACGCGGGGGGACGGCCTCTCCGGAGAGGATGTGACGGAGCGCGCCGGCCGCGTCCAGGGGATTCCCCGGCAGCTGATCCCCCCTTTCCCGGAGCGGTTGGCGGTGCGGGGCGAAGTCTACGCCGATCTCCCTTTGTTCGCTGCGGCGCAGGCCGGGAAAACGCAGGAGGAGTGGTACTCTACCCCGCGGTACCTGGCGGCGGCGACCCTGCGGACCGGCAATCCGGATCCCTGGGCCCTGGCGGCGCTACGCTTCTTTCCCTACCAGTTGGTCAATCCCCTCTCCCTCGGCCGGACTCTGGAGTCCGAAAGGCAGGCGCTGCAACGCCTGGCAGCCTGGGGCTTCCCCGTTGCAGCCGCAGAGAGCCGCACGGCGAGAAATCTGGAGGAGATTCGGGCCGTCTATCGCCATTATCTCATCCATCGGTCCGAGCAGCCCTTTGCTATCGACGGCATCGTCGTCAAGGCCGACAGCCTCTCCCTGCAGAAGAAACTCGGCGAGGGAAGGCGGGCCCCCTCCTGGGCGGCCGCCTGGAAATTCCCTCCGGCGACAGTGCGGACGACGGTGGTGGGGATCGACTGGAGCACCGGCCGCACCGGCCGACGCACGCCGGTGGCCGAGGTGGCGCCGGTGACCCTCGGCGGCATCAGCGTCGCCCGGGCGTCGCTGCACAGTGAAGCGGAAATGGTCCGCCTCGGGGTCAGCGCGGGAGCCGAGGTCATCGTGGCCCTGATGGGGGATGTGATTCCCCAGATCATCGAGGTGGTGAGTCGTGGGCCCCATCCTCCGGGGCCGCTGGATCTTCTGACGGAGGCCCCGGCCATCGACGCCTGCCTGAGCGATTCGCCGCAGTGCCGGGAGCAGTTCCTGGCGCGGGCTCTTCATTTTGTATCGAATAAGGGACTTGATATTCCCGGGCTCGGCGCCGGACGGCTGCGCACGCTGATCGAGGCGGGACGCGTCACCGATCTCCCCTCATTTTTCGAGCTGCAGGAGAGCGATCTCGCCTTTCTCCCCGGATTCGGTGCCGATTCGGCCCGGCAGGTTTCCGAGTCTCTGGCGGCGGCCCGCCGGCCCCCCGTATCCAGGTTAATCCGTGCCATCGGCATCCCCGGGATCGGCCCGGCAAACGCCGAGCGACTCGGGAGCCATTTTCCCAACCTGGAATATCTGGCCGCCGCCGGAGTGGAAGAACTGTCCGCCATCCCCGGGCTTCAGTCGGAGCGGGCCGGGAATGTCCGGGCGTTTTTCGCCTCTTCGGGGGGCCAGAAGCTGCTGAAGCGCCTGCGCCTCCTCGGGATCGTCGAGCCGCCCGAGGAACCGGAGTCGGCGGCGATAACGACAACGCACCGCCGGGGAAGTTTCTCCGCAGTCCTTCCGCCGACGCTGAAGTGA
- a CDS encoding DUF805 domain-containing protein, with protein MNIKTVFGKMLSLTSIHGRTSRKNYLVFFYVSIAVTVALVLLLPDTDNSFVFLILWLPIYWIAAPSIITIKRFHDIGLSGKSIFVTTIISIILFVIICFFLVIGLAAGVGGGNTTFPAWFFPLFLCAILAFIGVVGRNVLICLRPGQEDVNAYGESPK; from the coding sequence ATGAATATAAAAACAGTTTTTGGAAAGATGCTTAGTTTGACGTCAATACATGGAAGAACAAGCCGCAAAAACTATCTTGTTTTCTTTTATGTAAGTATAGCAGTGACTGTTGCACTTGTTTTACTGCTTCCAGATACAGACAATTCATTTGTTTTTTTGATTTTATGGTTGCCAATTTATTGGATTGCTGCACCAAGTATAATTACGATAAAAAGATTTCATGATATTGGACTTAGCGGGAAATCTATATTTGTCACAACAATTATATCAATCATTCTGTTTGTAATAATTTGTTTTTTTCTCGTAATTGGTCTAGCTGCCGGCGTTGGTGGTGGTAACACCACGTTTCCTGCATGGTTTTTCCCTTTGTTTCTTTGTGCCATTCTAGCCTTTATTGGTGTTGTGGGACGCAATGTCCTTATCTGCCTTCGTCCAGGGCAAGAAGATGTGAACGCTTACGGTGAGTCGCCCAAGTAA
- a CDS encoding toxin VasX — protein sequence MSESAQKIDPREIVVKPVGSGEQKEGSRELLFSVSPGKKMVWLKLKDAEFGWNNLTLGTVEPEKKGEATRGANVLVPVVPLRYTTAECDEEEADKLRPGWVYVFRREVGEEGPMQLWRELAVDDAGYFSDVHLGKMDGKDLRRATGSPDSRILLPYKVFNVEQEILMAYSEVQWSWVRVQKVAEDAELQGERLQRIPLAGYENNFARNTPAGNDAVVKNVEEAPQLYHLSLLRREKVPVVYLHDPLGVAERYIDAFFTVEGDLAGIIKGLPELKPIEGREEIKGFSLADKQAYYRSAVMTYRTFFDPQLSKRSRKFLVKGVVTTKEFDTPIGQAANEIDRIYLEEILAVQKRKELRAQIREIKRIYVEFLEGKFNGRDLKTEYPDFVDINAALRDFSSQEGAAFILFWDKVKELICFLNHDPSVLDSSHDIASLVAAERPKLEDDPGHRFLDSLLEPAHPLHSILFPSAEQVDIYTAEMDLDLNHDQQSESARNSENFRPACFATAIAASRRPPRGAASNLKNTLAQSEKIVADILSSFQKQWQLALKNSSTVKIEPLLRLVKGAKIPELAGMHIAKAGSDLGGQVVIDGKLRIMKVLNRHQRRAATSVAEKLAVDSINIVDSRTRKVIGSQRITDLGNFKGASPKVSNQDWTDLWGQSCKTGNRVNIVRTHADLVVVPETSPYVVKYHNPDAVSSSAVGTQIKALRGLSRTLPPLVAVLEGWNLISTTNAAIASKESVARKSSRILTGFFSLAYASTDAAIKIGGEEAVANKLANYGKTGRMGSRIVKGSIKIFSKEIKIFGAAGAGVAGLGAVMSAWEMIDSIQHDDDDAALGHGIAMAGTLGLALAGLGSSGVTMLAFLGPYGWAFMGVAILGSVLAYAFTDTDMEKWAKHGLFSVDQETRMTHEFSQKTPQEMLEHFMGMFMRPSMTMEKDTSTGSRNEQGNLIPDIVVEVIAPGFEPDLSNLDVRATFEEGEVDIRGHQPTLARLSGEQKSQTPYLIEQLYADEQSQQIIGVRYRYRAPSSHPLRWRSCARHITKDRIVLPQYSQGQTSKSTDMLSCHTSLNIGMLASHGPIGPATASQQASLQAKENGAKIIDTVPGWVYAKL from the coding sequence ATGAGCGAGTCCGCCCAGAAGATCGATCCCAGGGAGATCGTCGTTAAACCGGTCGGCTCCGGAGAGCAGAAAGAAGGGAGCCGGGAGCTCCTTTTTTCCGTCAGCCCCGGGAAAAAGATGGTCTGGCTCAAGCTTAAGGATGCCGAGTTCGGCTGGAACAACCTTACTCTGGGGACCGTCGAGCCGGAAAAAAAGGGGGAGGCGACCAGGGGGGCCAATGTCCTGGTGCCGGTCGTGCCGCTCCGCTACACCACCGCCGAGTGCGACGAGGAGGAGGCCGACAAGCTCCGCCCCGGCTGGGTCTACGTCTTTCGCCGCGAGGTCGGGGAGGAGGGCCCTATGCAGCTGTGGCGGGAGCTGGCTGTGGACGATGCAGGGTATTTCAGTGACGTCCACCTGGGGAAGATGGATGGAAAGGATCTGCGCCGGGCCACCGGGTCTCCCGACAGCCGCATTCTTCTTCCCTACAAGGTCTTTAACGTCGAGCAGGAGATCCTCATGGCCTACTCAGAGGTGCAATGGAGCTGGGTCCGGGTGCAGAAAGTCGCCGAGGATGCCGAACTGCAGGGGGAGCGGCTGCAGCGCATCCCCCTGGCGGGGTATGAAAACAACTTTGCGCGTAACACTCCTGCGGGCAACGACGCGGTCGTCAAGAATGTCGAGGAGGCGCCGCAGTTGTACCATTTGAGTCTGTTGCGCAGGGAGAAGGTTCCGGTTGTCTATCTGCATGACCCGCTGGGGGTGGCGGAAAGATATATCGATGCCTTTTTTACCGTCGAAGGAGACTTGGCAGGAATAATCAAAGGGCTGCCAGAGCTAAAGCCGATCGAAGGACGGGAGGAAATCAAAGGTTTCTCCCTGGCGGACAAACAGGCATATTATCGTTCTGCGGTTATGACCTACCGAACCTTCTTCGATCCCCAACTCTCTAAGCGCAGCCGGAAATTTCTCGTCAAGGGGGTGGTGACAACCAAAGAGTTCGATACCCCGATTGGCCAAGCTGCAAACGAAATTGACAGGATCTACCTTGAGGAGATCCTTGCGGTACAAAAACGTAAAGAATTGCGTGCCCAGATCAGGGAGATTAAGCGCATCTATGTTGAGTTTCTTGAGGGTAAATTCAATGGCCGAGACCTTAAAACCGAATATCCTGATTTTGTCGATATAAACGCCGCATTGCGCGACTTTTCCAGCCAGGAAGGCGCCGCTTTTATTCTTTTTTGGGACAAGGTTAAGGAGCTAATCTGTTTTCTCAATCACGATCCTAGCGTGCTCGATTCTTCTCACGACATCGCTTCGCTTGTTGCGGCAGAGCGTCCCAAGCTTGAAGATGACCCCGGTCACCGCTTCTTGGATAGCCTGCTTGAACCTGCGCACCCCCTGCATAGCATCCTGTTTCCAAGTGCCGAGCAGGTCGACATCTATACGGCGGAGATGGATTTAGATCTGAACCACGATCAGCAGAGTGAGTCGGCCCGAAACAGTGAAAATTTCCGCCCGGCCTGTTTTGCGACTGCGATTGCCGCTTCTCGACGGCCCCCCAGAGGGGCAGCCAGTAATCTCAAAAACACCTTGGCTCAAAGCGAAAAAATTGTCGCCGATATCTTGTCCAGTTTTCAAAAGCAGTGGCAGCTGGCCCTAAAAAACAGCTCTACAGTTAAAATCGAACCGCTACTTCGCCTTGTCAAAGGGGCGAAGATTCCCGAACTTGCTGGCATGCACATCGCCAAGGCTGGCAGTGATCTGGGCGGACAGGTCGTCATCGACGGCAAGCTGCGGATCATGAAGGTTCTCAATCGTCATCAGCGCAGGGCGGCCACTTCAGTTGCAGAAAAGCTGGCGGTAGATTCTATAAACATCGTTGATTCTCGCACCAGAAAGGTGATCGGGAGCCAAAGGATAACCGATCTGGGTAACTTCAAGGGTGCCTCACCTAAAGTGTCCAATCAGGATTGGACCGACCTCTGGGGTCAGTCCTGTAAAACCGGCAACCGGGTTAATATTGTCCGCACGCACGCTGATCTCGTCGTCGTGCCTGAGACCTCACCCTATGTCGTCAAATATCATAACCCCGATGCTGTTAGCAGTTCAGCTGTCGGTACGCAAATTAAAGCGCTGCGCGGTCTCAGCAGAACCCTGCCGCCGTTGGTCGCGGTGTTGGAGGGGTGGAACCTGATCTCTACAACTAATGCAGCAATTGCAAGCAAAGAGAGTGTCGCCAGGAAGTCCTCAAGAATTCTGACGGGCTTTTTTTCCCTCGCTTATGCCTCCACGGACGCGGCAATTAAGATTGGTGGCGAAGAGGCTGTCGCCAACAAGCTTGCCAACTACGGCAAAACGGGCAGGATGGGCAGCAGAATAGTCAAAGGCAGCATAAAAATCTTTAGCAAGGAGATCAAAATCTTTGGCGCGGCCGGAGCAGGGGTAGCAGGTCTCGGCGCAGTTATGTCGGCCTGGGAGATGATTGATAGTATTCAGCACGATGATGACGATGCGGCGCTGGGGCATGGAATCGCAATGGCGGGTACGCTCGGGTTGGCGCTGGCGGGTCTGGGCTCCAGCGGCGTTACCATGCTGGCCTTCCTTGGCCCTTACGGCTGGGCTTTTATGGGGGTTGCCATCCTCGGCAGTGTTTTAGCCTATGCCTTCACGGACACCGACATGGAAAAATGGGCCAAGCATGGTCTCTTTAGCGTGGATCAAGAAACTCGGATGACCCACGAATTCTCCCAAAAAACGCCGCAAGAAATGCTTGAACATTTTATGGGGATGTTCATGCGTCCCTCCATGACCATGGAAAAGGATACATCAACCGGAAGCAGAAACGAGCAGGGCAATTTGATTCCGGATATCGTGGTTGAGGTTATCGCCCCCGGCTTTGAACCCGACCTCAGCAATCTTGACGTGCGCGCAACCTTCGAAGAAGGAGAGGTTGACATACGCGGACATCAACCCACACTCGCTCGGTTGAGTGGTGAGCAGAAAAGTCAAACCCCGTATCTTATTGAGCAGCTCTATGCCGACGAACAAAGCCAACAAATTATCGGAGTTCGCTACCGGTACCGCGCACCGAGTTCGCACCCTCTCCGCTGGCGCTCCTGTGCCCGTCATATCACTAAAGATAGGATTGTTTTGCCGCAATATTCACAGGGGCAAACAAGCAAGAGTACCGATATGCTCTCTTGCCATACCTCTCTAAACATTGGCATGCTGGCCAGTCATGGCCCGATCGGCCCTGCCACCGCTTCACAACAAGCAAGCCTGCAAGCTAAAGAGAACGGTGCCAAGATTATTGATACCGTGCCTGGCTGGGTCTATGCAAAGTTGTAA
- a CDS encoding DUF4150 domain-containing protein, whose protein sequence is MGNVLINGRTAVHAGSKGTLSTVDICLTQIGQAVVPIPYSNVARSSDADGTASSVLIDGKPACHRDSTFARSAGDEAGNRKGLISGTIQGKAEFITASGNVYFEGVAAVRAFDLMTSNNGNTAPMPLMQPGAGAPPQGALEGAQERQASEAPDVIGWEVAGFNPQRLKGMLESAPEPQGTEGEEG, encoded by the coding sequence ATGGGCAACGTCCTCATCAACGGCCGCACCGCCGTCCATGCCGGTAGTAAAGGCACCCTGAGCACCGTCGACATCTGCCTCACCCAGATCGGTCAGGCGGTGGTCCCCATCCCCTACAGCAACGTCGCCCGGTCGAGCGACGCCGACGGCACCGCCAGCAGCGTCCTCATCGACGGTAAGCCCGCCTGCCACAGGGACTCGACCTTTGCCAGGAGCGCCGGCGACGAGGCGGGGAACAGGAAGGGGCTCATCTCCGGCACCATCCAGGGGAAGGCCGAGTTCATCACCGCATCAGGCAATGTCTATTTCGAAGGGGTCGCCGCCGTGCGCGCCTTCGACCTGATGACCTCCAACAACGGCAACACCGCACCGATGCCGCTGATGCAGCCCGGCGCCGGGGCGCCGCCGCAGGGAGCGCTGGAGGGTGCGCAGGAGCGCCAGGCGAGCGAAGCGCCGGATGTCATCGGCTGGGAGGTCGCCGGCTTCAATCCGCAACGGCTCAAGGGGATGCTGGAGTCCGCCCCCGAGCCGCAAGGAACCGAGGGAGAAGAGGGATGA